A single window of Nocardia higoensis DNA harbors:
- a CDS encoding PPOX class F420-dependent oxidoreductase, giving the protein MTNAFGEAGTADYVMLTTFRKDGTPVGTPVWAVADQGKLYVWTVTDSWKVKRLRRDPAVTVQACDGRGKKLSGPVIEGTGRVLDAEGTENVRTLLKRKYKLLAWVVLMGSTIRRGKAGTVGIEITPAV; this is encoded by the coding sequence ATGACGAATGCGTTCGGGGAAGCCGGAACCGCCGACTACGTGATGCTGACGACCTTCCGCAAGGACGGCACGCCGGTCGGCACGCCGGTGTGGGCGGTGGCCGACCAGGGAAAGCTCTACGTGTGGACGGTCACCGACAGTTGGAAGGTCAAGCGGCTGCGGCGTGATCCGGCGGTCACGGTGCAGGCGTGCGACGGGCGGGGCAAGAAGCTGAGCGGCCCGGTGATCGAGGGGACCGGCCGGGTACTCGACGCCGAAGGCACCGAAAACGTCCGAACTCTGTTGAAGCGCAAGTACAAACTGCTCGCCTGGGTGGTGCTGATGGGAAGCACTATCCGTCGCGGCAAGGCCGGAACGGTGGGCATCGAGATCACCCCCGCCGTCTGA
- a CDS encoding PadR family transcriptional regulator encodes MSVVRLLVLGVLRSQGPAHGYAVRRELLSWRAETWTNAKPGSIYHALKQLSAEGRLREAGSERSDEGPARTLYELTPDGEAEFRRLMDQALVSIDMEELGAGIAFMDALPRAHVIDRLREQQRNAAAVRAELLAMIPEFPGRYETPHATDLLELWSGVFDNLAGWTGGLLARLEAGEYALGD; translated from the coding sequence GTGTCCGTGGTACGCCTGCTCGTCCTCGGAGTCCTGCGCAGCCAGGGGCCCGCGCACGGATACGCCGTGCGGCGGGAACTGTTGTCGTGGCGGGCCGAGACGTGGACCAACGCCAAACCCGGCTCGATCTATCACGCTCTCAAGCAGTTGAGCGCCGAAGGCAGACTTCGCGAGGCGGGCAGCGAGCGCAGTGACGAAGGCCCGGCGCGGACGCTGTACGAACTCACCCCCGACGGCGAGGCCGAGTTCCGGCGACTCATGGATCAGGCGCTGGTGAGCATCGATATGGAAGAACTGGGCGCGGGCATCGCGTTCATGGACGCGCTGCCCCGTGCGCACGTGATCGACCGTCTGCGCGAGCAACAGCGCAATGCCGCGGCGGTGCGGGCGGAACTTCTCGCCATGATCCCGGAATTCCCCGGCCGCTACGAAACACCGCACGCCACCGACCTGCTCGAACTGTGGAGCGGCGTGTTCGACAACCTCGCCGGCTGGACCGGCGGTCTACTGGCCCGGCTCGAGGCCGGCGAGTACGCACTGGGCGACTGA
- a CDS encoding glyoxalase, which yields MADSPVPILWSSNPRATLDFYRALGYTITHEQTKPYVYLGVQLAGCDLHFSPPPKGTVTPTESVYCLVMVDDVAARHRAFSEAMRGVHGKVLTKGYPRITRFRPGQSRFSLIDPDGNTLMFIQRDEPMDVEYGGAADLTGLAKVIDNARILRDFKVDDKAAGRVLEVGLGRFREIAPAVDRAKALVMLAEIAIAAGDSARAERFRAEATALPLSGGERAAVAEELRAGAELEHWLGDKGESFTGHAE from the coding sequence ATGGCCGACTCCCCTGTCCCCATTCTCTGGTCCTCGAACCCGCGCGCCACGCTCGACTTCTACCGTGCGCTCGGCTACACGATCACCCATGAGCAGACCAAGCCCTACGTCTACCTGGGCGTGCAACTGGCGGGCTGCGACCTGCATTTCAGTCCACCCCCGAAAGGCACGGTCACACCGACGGAATCGGTCTACTGCCTGGTCATGGTCGACGACGTCGCCGCGCGGCACCGCGCCTTCAGCGAGGCCATGCGAGGCGTTCACGGCAAGGTGCTGACGAAGGGTTACCCGCGAATCACCCGATTCCGACCCGGCCAGTCCCGGTTCAGCCTCATCGATCCCGACGGCAACACGCTCATGTTCATCCAGCGCGACGAACCGATGGACGTCGAATACGGCGGCGCCGCCGACCTCACCGGCTTGGCCAAGGTGATCGACAACGCGCGCATCCTGCGGGATTTCAAGGTCGACGACAAGGCCGCCGGGCGGGTACTCGAGGTCGGGCTCGGCCGCTTCCGCGAGATCGCACCCGCTGTGGACCGAGCCAAAGCCCTGGTGATGCTGGCCGAGATCGCGATCGCGGCAGGCGATTCCGCGCGCGCCGAGCGGTTCCGCGCCGAGGCCACGGCGCTGCCGCTGTCCGGCGGGGAGCGCGCCGCCGTGGCCGAAGAACTGCGTGCGGGCGCGGAACTCGAGCACTGGCTCGGCGACAAAGGTGAGTCCTTCACCGGACACGCCGAGTGA
- a CDS encoding class I SAM-dependent methyltransferase, with product MGSSDFAYTGCDNLEAMTKAVNYNTFLVDTVDKHLGFPGISADTRVLDFGAGSGTYADMLSERGISPECLEPDEELQHVLRSKGYKVVDYDQAQPSETEQYSLIYTFNVLEHIKNDQAAAEQLAALLRPGGKLVVYVPAMEMLYTAMDAKVGHYRRYRRTQLNRILRNAGLEIAESRYCDPLGFLATLAYKILGSADGTLDPRSVELYDRAIFPLSKALQMLTGTFVGKNVLVVATKS from the coding sequence GTGGGCAGCAGCGATTTCGCGTATACCGGGTGCGACAACCTGGAGGCGATGACCAAGGCGGTCAACTACAACACTTTCCTGGTCGACACGGTCGACAAGCATCTCGGCTTCCCCGGCATCTCGGCGGATACACGGGTACTGGATTTCGGCGCGGGCTCGGGCACGTACGCCGACATGCTCTCCGAGCGGGGGATCAGCCCCGAATGTCTCGAACCGGACGAGGAATTGCAGCACGTCCTGCGGTCGAAGGGCTACAAGGTCGTCGATTACGACCAGGCGCAACCCAGCGAGACCGAACAGTACAGCCTCATCTACACCTTCAACGTCCTCGAGCACATCAAGAACGATCAGGCCGCCGCCGAGCAACTGGCGGCGCTGCTGCGGCCGGGCGGCAAGCTGGTCGTCTATGTGCCCGCGATGGAGATGCTGTACACCGCCATGGACGCCAAGGTGGGGCACTACCGCCGCTATCGCCGCACCCAGCTGAACCGGATCCTGCGCAACGCCGGCCTCGAGATCGCGGAGTCGCGATACTGCGACCCCCTCGGCTTCCTCGCGACGCTGGCCTACAAGATCCTCGGTTCCGCCGACGGCACCCTCGACCCCCGATCCGTCGAACTCTACGATCGCGCGATCTTCCCGCTCAGCAAAGCGCTGCAGATGCTGACGGGCACGTTCGTCGGCAAGAACGTCCTGGTCGTCGCTACCAAATCCTGA
- a CDS encoding DUF6191 domain-containing protein, which translates to MGLLVAMTIPGLALLLIALAVAEVVWNRLTGSRFLPWTRPRAGAGFEEVTAAFQGSKHIEFEQRMTTLMHRETPSDGAPPRDEIDLAAGAACLVRRAP; encoded by the coding sequence ATGGGCCTGCTCGTCGCGATGACCATTCCCGGTCTCGCTCTGCTGTTGATCGCGCTCGCCGTCGCCGAAGTCGTCTGGAACCGGCTCACCGGCTCGCGTTTCCTGCCCTGGACCCGGCCCCGCGCGGGAGCCGGCTTCGAGGAGGTGACCGCGGCGTTCCAGGGCTCCAAGCACATCGAGTTCGAGCAACGGATGACGACGCTCATGCACCGCGAGACGCCCTCGGACGGGGCGCCGCCGCGCGACGAGATCGACCTCGCCGCGGGGGCGGCCTGCCTGGTCCGTCGTGCGCCCTAG
- the map gene encoding type I methionyl aminopeptidase has translation MLELKTPREIESMAVTGAFVADVLADLRERARVGVNLLDLEAHVRERIRDRGAVSCYVDYAPSFGRGPFGYTVCLAVNDAVLHGMPFDYPLADGDVLTMDLAVSIDGWVADAAITTIVGTAAEEDRRLVRATEEALAAGIEAAVPGNRLGDISAAIAAVAAAYGYPVNTEFGGHGIGRTMHEDPHVSNTGRAGRGLRLRPGLTLALEPWFARTTGRVYIDDADGWTVRSADGSRTAHSEHTVAITEEGPVVLTRRA, from the coding sequence ATGCTCGAGTTGAAGACTCCGAGAGAGATCGAGTCGATGGCGGTGACTGGCGCGTTCGTCGCCGACGTACTCGCCGACCTGCGCGAGCGGGCGCGCGTCGGGGTGAACCTGCTCGACCTGGAAGCCCATGTCCGCGAACGGATCCGGGATCGTGGGGCGGTTTCGTGCTACGTCGACTACGCGCCGTCGTTCGGCCGTGGGCCGTTCGGCTATACCGTGTGCCTGGCGGTGAACGACGCCGTGCTGCACGGGATGCCCTTCGACTATCCGCTGGCCGACGGCGACGTGCTGACGATGGATCTGGCCGTGTCCATCGACGGCTGGGTCGCCGATGCCGCGATCACGACGATCGTCGGCACCGCCGCCGAGGAGGATCGCAGGCTCGTGCGGGCGACCGAGGAGGCGCTGGCGGCGGGGATCGAGGCGGCGGTGCCCGGGAACCGGCTCGGCGACATCTCCGCGGCCATCGCCGCGGTGGCCGCCGCCTACGGGTATCCGGTCAACACCGAGTTCGGCGGGCACGGGATCGGTCGCACCATGCACGAGGATCCGCACGTGTCCAACACCGGCCGCGCGGGCCGGGGGCTCCGGTTGCGTCCCGGCCTGACGCTGGCGTTGGAACCGTGGTTCGCTCGCACCACCGGCCGCGTCTACATCGACGACGCGGACGGGTGGACGGTGCGTTCGGCCGACGGTTCCAGGACGGCCCATTCCGAGCACACCGTGGCGATCACCGAGGAGGGGCCGGTCGTTCTCACTCGCCGGGCCTGA
- a CDS encoding helix-turn-helix domain-containing protein has translation MVRLPLTPAQIEAGRRLGGRLRAARADRDLTDVATAAGISPETLRKIETGRLPSPAFGTVVALSQALDLPLDELADVWRSAGLAESA, from the coding sequence ATGGTCCGTCTCCCCTTGACACCCGCTCAGATCGAGGCCGGTCGCCGCCTCGGCGGCAGGCTGCGGGCCGCCCGCGCCGACCGCGACCTCACCGATGTCGCCACCGCCGCGGGCATCTCCCCGGAGACCTTGCGCAAGATCGAGACCGGTCGCCTGCCCTCCCCCGCCTTCGGCACCGTGGTCGCCCTCAGCCAGGCACTCGACCTCCCCCTCGACGAACTCGCCGACGTGTGGCGCTCGGCCGGGCTCGCCGAGTCGGCCTAG
- a CDS encoding thioesterase family protein — protein sequence MSDKSEIAAYFRRVGPRRFLPTAHATGAWTADEQHFAPVAGLLVHEIQRMRTDEQRPVMAPSRITFDILGRVPVGEFDVEVRVVRPGRTIELVEATAVAAGRAAVTARAWLMSSGDTASVAGGAPDPLPAPESLPRWAMDSLWPGGFIASLDVRTVGEYRPGRAAAWVSTELDLVEGEPSDPVTSFLALVDTANGIAAREKPSEWMFPNLDLSIHLHRQPEGRWVGLDTAVVFGGTGQGLTTTILHDLAGPVGYAQQILTVRPQQADWPPTR from the coding sequence ATGTCCGACAAGAGCGAGATCGCTGCCTACTTCCGGCGCGTCGGTCCCCGGCGCTTCCTCCCCACCGCGCACGCGACCGGTGCGTGGACCGCCGACGAGCAGCATTTCGCCCCGGTTGCCGGATTACTCGTCCACGAGATCCAGCGCATGCGAACCGACGAGCAGCGGCCCGTGATGGCACCGAGCCGGATCACCTTCGACATCCTCGGTCGGGTGCCGGTCGGCGAATTCGACGTCGAGGTCCGGGTCGTACGGCCGGGCCGGACGATCGAGCTGGTCGAGGCCACCGCCGTCGCCGCCGGCCGCGCCGCCGTCACGGCACGCGCGTGGCTGATGAGCAGCGGTGATACCGCGAGTGTGGCGGGCGGAGCGCCCGACCCACTCCCCGCGCCCGAGTCCCTGCCGCGCTGGGCGATGGACTCGTTGTGGCCGGGCGGGTTCATCGCCTCTCTCGACGTCCGCACGGTCGGCGAATACCGCCCCGGCCGCGCCGCCGCCTGGGTTTCCACGGAGCTGGATCTGGTCGAGGGCGAGCCATCGGACCCGGTCACCTCGTTTCTCGCCCTCGTCGACACGGCCAACGGCATCGCCGCCAGGGAGAAGCCGTCGGAGTGGATGTTCCCGAATCTCGATCTGAGCATCCACCTGCACCGGCAGCCCGAAGGCCGCTGGGTCGGCCTGGACACCGCCGTCGTCTTCGGCGGCACGGGCCAGGGGCTCACCACCACGATCCTGCACGACCTTGCCGGTCCCGTCGGTTACGCCCAGCAGATCCTCACGGTGCGACCGCAGCAAGCCGATTGGCCGCCGACGCGCTGA
- a CDS encoding FBP domain-containing protein, which produces MQPISERDIRSSFVNCSKGEAKRLPVPRDLADRPWDDLDFFGWSDPSMPGRCYLVAPREEGLAGVAMRYETGGTGRAQMCSICLTTHSGGGVSLLTAHKAGESGRRGNSIGIYMCTDLACSLYARGTKRPAAGSRYREDLSVEEKIVRVHANIATFLDRLSA; this is translated from the coding sequence GTGCAGCCGATTTCCGAACGCGACATCAGGTCGTCGTTCGTCAATTGTTCCAAGGGCGAGGCCAAGCGTCTGCCGGTGCCGCGCGATCTCGCCGACCGGCCGTGGGACGACCTGGACTTCTTCGGCTGGAGTGATCCCTCCATGCCGGGACGCTGCTACCTCGTGGCGCCGCGCGAGGAGGGCTTGGCCGGCGTCGCCATGCGCTACGAGACCGGCGGCACGGGCCGCGCGCAGATGTGCTCGATCTGCCTGACCACGCACAGCGGCGGCGGCGTATCGCTGCTCACCGCCCATAAAGCGGGCGAATCCGGGCGGCGCGGCAATTCCATCGGCATCTACATGTGCACCGATCTCGCCTGTTCGCTGTACGCGCGCGGCACCAAGCGGCCCGCCGCGGGCAGCCGGTATCGCGAAGACCTCTCCGTGGAGGAGAAGATCGTGCGGGTGCACGCGAACATCGCGACATTCCTGGACCGCCTCAGCGCCTGA
- a CDS encoding pentapeptide repeat-containing protein: MRELHELPYAAYLGPLGEDPLPEADYDCVRLESAEYKEIDLRNARFSESALADLVFAGGNLAHTRFTDVWLNHVDMTATSLAETTWLDAEIGGSAWIGVDAGGAELRRVEFAGCKFDGVNFRNVRLHEVTFRECLLREPDFAGARLTSVTFPGSRIDGLTLNKTTMTKVDFRGTQALSVAQGIESLRGATVDHGQLMELAPSFAAALGLTVTD; the protein is encoded by the coding sequence ATGCGCGAACTGCACGAACTGCCGTACGCCGCCTACCTCGGCCCGCTCGGCGAGGACCCGCTCCCCGAGGCCGATTACGACTGCGTCCGGCTCGAGAGCGCTGAATACAAGGAGATCGACCTCCGTAATGCGCGGTTCTCCGAGTCGGCTCTGGCCGATCTCGTCTTCGCCGGGGGCAATCTCGCGCACACCAGGTTCACCGATGTCTGGCTGAACCACGTCGACATGACCGCGACCTCGCTGGCGGAGACGACATGGCTGGACGCCGAGATCGGCGGCAGCGCGTGGATCGGGGTGGACGCGGGCGGCGCCGAACTGCGGAGAGTGGAGTTCGCGGGCTGCAAATTCGACGGGGTGAACTTCCGGAACGTGCGGCTGCACGAGGTGACGTTCCGTGAGTGCCTCCTGCGCGAGCCCGATTTCGCCGGGGCGCGGCTGACCTCGGTGACCTTCCCCGGCAGCCGGATCGACGGGCTCACCCTGAACAAGACGACGATGACGAAGGTCGACTTCCGCGGCACGCAGGCGCTGAGTGTCGCCCAGGGAATCGAGTCCTTGCGCGGCGCGACGGTCGATCACGGGCAGCTGATGGAACTGGCGCCCTCGTTCGCGGCGGCGCTGGGACTCACGGTGACCGACTGA